Proteins encoded by one window of Manihot esculenta cultivar AM560-2 chromosome 10, M.esculenta_v8, whole genome shotgun sequence:
- the LOC122724813 gene encoding cytochrome P450 714C2-like: MEKVKGMVNLITESTLILINSWKRVIEKDGGVADIKIDEGMRSFSADVISRACFGSNYSRGEKIFLKLRHLQEAMSKKSLATGIPGMRYLPTKSNREARALEKEIRNLILEVVKERQEGMS, encoded by the exons GGAATGGTGAACCTGATAACTGAGTCTACCCTTATATTGATAAATTCATGGAAGCGTGTGATTGAGAAAGATGGTGGAGTTGCAGATATAAAAATTGATGAGGGCATGAGAAGTTTCTCTGCAGATGTTATCTCCAGAGCCTGTTTTGGAAGCAATTATTCCAGGGGAGAAAAAATTTTCCTGAAATTAAGACATCTCCAGGAGGCTATGTCCAAGAAAAGTCTAGCCACTGGGATTCCTGGAATGAG ATATCTTCCCACAAAAAGCAACAGAGAAGCACGGGCATTGGAGAAAGAAATCCGCAATTTGATTCTGGAGGTAGTAAAGGAAAGACAAGAAGGGATGAGCTAG